The Brienomyrus brachyistius isolate T26 chromosome 7, BBRACH_0.4, whole genome shotgun sequence DNA segment CaacaatataaaattattatagTATTTAAAATTGCACATCCATGCTATATTTAGAGATTATTTACCAGTCATATGCTCGTAAAAGGAGGCTAATGTtgtaatatatttattaaataactGTCTTTGGACTATGTTGAACAACATGACCAGGTTTGTTTGTGGTGTCTTTAGCCCAAGGTGAGTCGGCCTTTTCGCAAAATAAAGGTGACGTGTTCTTGTGTCACTCTGGGTTCTCCTTGCTTGTGAGAACAGAAAGGTGCCAAATGATCAAATGATCCCTCAGGCTTGTCGCACTTCTGGAAAAGGGACATCGCTCCTGCCATCGCTTGCAAATATCTATTTCGGTCCGCAGCCAGTATGTGGTGAAACCCCCTCCTGCCATTTCTCACAATACAGCCACGTCTATTAAAACCTGCCCTGGAGCACGAGATGCTTATGGCTGGTATTGATTGGAACCTATAACTGTTACTAATCAATTTTACATGCATTATCGATAATCATGTATATATGGTGTTTGTCgcctttggactgtgagaggaaaCCTCAGTACCCAAGGGAACCACACtcaacaaggggagaacatgcaaactccatacattcAGAGCGGAGGTGGCATTCAAACCCAAATTTTGAGGAAAATAATCAATGCTTACCATTAATTATTAATGTTAATTTTCGGTTTTCCGCAGAGTGTATATGCAGTCATGCACAATAACAACATGTTTGTGAAGCACAGCTGGTTTGCAGGTCTAATTACAGGTTAAATAAAACCAGCTGGGCTTCACAGGTGGCATAAGCTGCTGGGAAAACAGGCAGCGACCCAAGAGAGCAGAGCAGTAATTGCCAGAAattttgatttgtttgttttgaatTCGGCTTGAAATGGAATTCTGTGCGTTGCATTTATCAAACATAATGGTTTGCATTCCATTTTACCGGCATTTTTGAGGCCAAATAGATCAAGGATCCTTAATTTAGTCTCAGGACATACTTGTTCAGTTTGTTTTCTTTAGCATCCAGACATTTCAGATTTGCTGTGTGTAACAAGAGAAAGATTGGTGTGAGTTTGCACTCTCAGTCTGTTCTGTAGACGTGCCCCTCATCCCCCCTCGTCAGGTCTCCTTCTCCAGAATATGGAGTCAGCTGTGTCTCACTCCTGTTTCCCTTGATTGCTTTAGTTACTTAACCAGTCTAAACAGATCTCAAAGTGTGACGCATTGTTGATTATGTCCAGTTACTGAGCACTTCTCTGCCCCGCTTTTCCCCGAATGCCTGAGTTCCCTCATGTGTGGTTACATGCTCCTCCTGTCCCCCTACCCGATGAGTGAATGTTCCGAACCCTCCTCTCATGGGTGAGTATTTGTATCCCTCTCGCCACTGCTGCTGATGTGCCTGCCTTTCCTTTTCTCTCCCAGGATAGGTTCTAAAGATGGCAAATTCAAATCAGTTTTGATGCATTTACAACCAGTGTTTAAAAGCCCTTTCAAACATTTCGAAACATTGGCTGTTCATAGGgggtggtatggtggtgcagtggttagcactgttgcctcacacctctgggacctgggttcgagtctctgcctgggctatgtctgtgtggagtttgcatgttctccccatgtcgttgtggggtttcctccaggtactctggtcccCCATTATCACTTCAACCTTTGCTTTGACTTTATTCTCAAGGTCTCCCTTATTTACATGAGTTAAAGAATAAAGttttaaaaagttttaaaagTGTTTATTCAAAACCCCAACTTTCTTTCCCGTCCTGTGGGGCTTCAGTCAATTCTTCTCTTGTAATTATGTATTGTTTACCTGGCCAGCTTTCATGTATCTGTCTTTCAATGCTCCCATGTCACTGTAACACATGTGAATGCATAAAGCTGTCACACCTTCTTGTCATATAAACCAAAGACCATTGCACTATAGCATTACTAGACTATACAAAGCTGAACAGCCACTGAATGGATAAAAGGTCAGTGTGGAATATACATAGCTGTGGGGCAGCAGCAGGCCTTGCTGCAGTGGAAATGAAAGCTGCATTATCTGGTTACAACTCTATACATTTGGGTCAATCAAAAGTTTGGACTGTAGGTGTTCAACTGTTGTAGTttacactgtacactgtatacTGTACACTGTACCACATCCATGGATTTTAAATCAAATGAATCTCAGACCCTAGACCTATGTCTCTTGATGCCTCTTCCTTCATTAATCTACATTACCTACTGTAGCctacatattagcattgcataagCACATATCAGTTTAGCTCACTTCATGTAAATGCTGAGCCCTAACTGCCTGTTCACTGCTACAAATTGACATCCTGGGTATTTGAGGCCTGTGACTCTGACCAAGAAAATGCAGCTGGAAAAAGCATGGATGTGTATAATGCAGTGGCTACTATGTTATGGTACAGATATATTACCTTTTTTTAAGACTTGAATAATTCTGCTATTCCTCAACATTGGCTTAATAACATAAGTCATATAAGGACTGAACAGTGTATGATTTTTGATTACAACATTTTCCCCCCAAATTTGCTGAATTCATGTGCTATACATGCACTAAATGGCACTCCCTTGAATATCTTTGTAAATCGGAACCTCTATATTGCCCCATTGTGTGTAAAGGTGTAGCTAACTGAACTGCCATAATCCTGTTAACTAATGTAAGTAAAGCTAAATGATTGAAAAAGAGAAAATTCAGGACAATAAAACTGGGTGAATTATGAAAACTTTTATCTGCAAGTACTGTCAACCTGTTTCTGGCACCAGTGTGAATGTGGTAATATCAATgtcatataaaataaatactACTCAGCATGTAAGGCTTATTTTTAATATGATTTTTTGGAAAATGCAATGAATGACATTTtgctctttatgatgttatcaGTGTCAAGCACAAATCCAATATCACACATTCGCATTTCATTAATGACAAAAGAAATTACTGCAATGCTAGCACTGGAAAATCATCCAGCTAATTCTTCCGTACAGTTCTCCTAGGATACCTTTGTGTTCTATCGCTGTTGTCATTAGGTGCCGGTTGTTTCCGTCACGCTGCCGTTGCGGTTGGTTGTGAGCTCTTCCTCGGTTTTTTTCCAGTTGAGAAGTCTGCTGAAGAATTTCTGGAAGGTTCCGCTAAAGGCAGGGCTGGAAAAGTAGTAAACTAAAGGGTTCAGGACGCTGTTGAAGTACGTGAAACACACAGAAGTGTAGAACGCAAGGTTAGCCTCCTGAAAATAAGAGCATTCGTCGTACCACGCTTTGAGTATCCAAACGGCAATGCGAGACATGCTGCTGGGAAAGAAGCAGATGATGAACACCAGCGCAACAGCCAGCACGAAATGCACGGCCCTCTTGATTTTGCCCTGAGTGTCCACCGTCTTGTTCTTTAATTGCCACGTTACGCAAACTGTGCAAAAACTGACGATGGCCGTAGGGATGAAAAactgaatgacatagaaaatgtTGTGCCAAGTAGACAAAGGATTGAATCCCATACAAATGTTAAAGCTTTCACACTGGGTGCGATTATTATGGTCAAAAAAATGCTTATCAGAGAGCAGGTATGCAGTGACGGCCACAACCAGCGCCCACAGACCGCAGGAGACGAATAAGGCGTATTTTAATCCCATATAGTTAATGCGGTTGTGAGGGTGAACAATCTTCAGGTAGCGGTCCACTGCCACTGCCGTGAGGAAGAAGATGCCTGCCGCTCTGTTAGCTGCCAACAGGAAGAGCAGGATGCGGCAAAATGCGTCGCCGAAAATCCAGTCCTTGCCGCGTCGGTAGTAGTCTGCTCGGAACGGAAGACAGAAGATAACTACTGAATCAGCCACTGCCAGGTGAGTGAGATACACGGCATTGGGTTTCCATACTTCGAGGCGAAGGATGAACATACACAGGGCGACAGAGTTCCCCAGCAGCCCAAAGATGAATTCTAAGATGAGGACCGGAGGTAGAACCTTATCCAAAATTGGTGAATCAAATGCACAACATACAGTAGAATTTACCATCATGGAAATGTTCAGATTTCTCACTGTTGTTTCTGTGACGTGAACGAAAGAAATGAAGCAACAGGATAGCAGTGTTCTGTGCTATGCATGAACCTTAAGTTTTAGAGAACCGGTTTTTATTTGTGCACTTGCTAATGAGGTACAGTGACATCGAGGGACCATTATTCCCAGATTCCCAGAGACTTTGTTTTCAACAGAGATACAGAACATTACTCCCAAGGGATAAAacttcagcttttttttttggatttttAAGTAGCAAGTATGTAAATAATACATAAAAGATGTAGTATTCAAAGAAATATTGTAAATTACAAAGAGATTATAGTAACAATAACATGAAAAGTGCAGGAGTAAGAAGTAACAATTTATTGCAGGTTATTGCACATCTTTGCATGTTGAATAATTAGTTCTCTGATACTGCAGTGAAGATACTTGTGGGCGTGAATGCTTCTATAGTAGCTGTTGGATAGTAGGAAGAAAAACAGATTGTTGATGCTGACTGACCTCCTTAGTGTagcgtggcacacacacacacacacacaaattgtgCATTGGTGCAATGTACTTGTATGTGCGACCCTAACAACTAGTAAAATCTGAACAACTAGTAAAATCTACATTAACTGCGCCTTGGACCAGTAAATAGGTTTGGCAGGGTTAAATGTCAGCATGCACAGAAGtccagaaggtagaaaattgaGGCAGTTACTTTTATATAAACGAATACAAATTAAGTTTCTCCTTATCTTTTACGGTCAAACAATCTTTAAATTAACTGAATTCACCCTGAATCAATATTAAAGTTTATCTAACCTATTTCGATCAGCTAATTAATAGTCAAATGAAATTGCtttctatttatcttatttaattTAATAGACCCTTTTTTGCCAGTTTCGGATAAACTTCAAAACCATTCATACAACCAGGGACAGATTATGgcttgtgtgggcccctgggcaaaacgtttgtgagggcccccccccccaccaccaccaccaccaccacaaccaccacaattcaagggcccttggcagccaaacgccctccctatagggtcaggggcccttgtaggcagaggatca contains these protein-coding regions:
- the LOC125746630 gene encoding hydroxycarboxylic acid receptor 2-like, with the protein product MMVNSTVCCAFDSPILDKVLPPVLILEFIFGLLGNSVALCMFILRLEVWKPNAVYLTHLAVADSVVIFCLPFRADYYRRGKDWIFGDAFCRILLFLLAANRAAGIFFLTAVAVDRYLKIVHPHNRINYMGLKYALFVSCGLWALVVAVTAYLLSDKHFFDHNNRTQCESFNICMGFNPLSTWHNIFYVIQFFIPTAIVSFCTVCVTWQLKNKTVDTQGKIKRAVHFVLAVALVFIICFFPSSMSRIAVWILKAWYDECSYFQEANLAFYTSVCFTYFNSVLNPLVYYFSSPAFSGTFQKFFSRLLNWKKTEEELTTNRNGSVTETTGT